In one window of bacterium DNA:
- the guaB gene encoding IMP dehydrogenase, with protein sequence MPKWYKSEGLTFDDVLLVPQHSLVLPHEVDLSTRFSRRIKLNIPLASSAMDTVTEHQMAIALARHGGLGVIHKNLPIHEQAQEVERVKRSESGMISKPIALTPEHRLQDAVRLMKEYSISGIPIADKDGRLVGIITNRDIIFESDLSQKIALTMTCEKLITAPLGTSIDEASQLLRKHKLEKLPIVDKKGMLRGLFTLKDVMKRNNFPNACKDSQGRLRAAAAIGTSGDYLERAEGLVSAGVDALVIDTAHGHSQGVLNAVKKVREKFKNTDIVAGNVATPEATRALIKLGVDAVKVGIGPGSICTTRIVAGVGVPQLTAVMDCAAVAKKAKVPVIADGGIKYSGDVVKALAAGADCVMIGNLFAGVEESPGETILLSGRSYKVYRGMGSLGAMRKGSADRYFQEGGGSEGKKFVPEGIEGRVPYKGSLADAVYQLMGGLRSGMGYCGAGNLKELQLKATFVKITNAGLRESHVHDVVITKEAPNYEVDRG encoded by the coding sequence ATGCCCAAATGGTATAAAAGCGAGGGGTTGACCTTTGACGACGTGCTGCTGGTTCCCCAGCATTCCCTGGTGCTTCCCCACGAGGTCGATCTGTCCACCAGATTCTCCCGGCGGATCAAGCTGAACATCCCGCTGGCGTCATCGGCCATGGATACGGTGACCGAGCACCAGATGGCCATCGCCCTGGCCCGCCACGGCGGCCTGGGGGTGATCCACAAGAACCTGCCCATCCACGAGCAGGCCCAGGAGGTGGAGCGGGTCAAGCGCTCCGAAAGCGGGATGATCTCCAAACCCATCGCTTTGACCCCGGAACACCGGCTGCAGGACGCGGTGCGGCTGATGAAGGAGTACTCCATCTCGGGCATACCCATCGCCGACAAGGACGGAAGGCTGGTGGGCATCATCACCAACCGGGACATCATCTTTGAAAGCGACCTCAGCCAGAAGATCGCGCTGACCATGACCTGCGAAAAATTGATCACCGCCCCTCTGGGCACCTCCATCGACGAGGCCAGCCAGCTGCTGCGCAAGCACAAGCTGGAAAAACTTCCCATCGTGGACAAGAAGGGGATGTTGCGGGGCCTGTTCACTTTGAAGGACGTGATGAAACGCAACAATTTCCCCAACGCCTGCAAGGACAGCCAGGGGCGCCTGAGGGCGGCGGCGGCCATCGGCACCAGCGGGGATTATTTGGAACGGGCCGAGGGGCTGGTCTCGGCCGGGGTTGACGCCCTGGTGATAGACACCGCCCACGGGCATTCCCAGGGGGTGCTGAACGCGGTCAAAAAGGTGCGGGAGAAATTCAAGAACACCGACATCGTGGCCGGCAACGTGGCCACCCCCGAAGCCACCCGGGCCCTGATCAAACTGGGGGTGGACGCCGTCAAGGTCGGCATCGGGCCGGGCTCCATCTGCACCACCAGGATCGTGGCCGGGGTGGGCGTGCCCCAGCTGACCGCGGTGATGGACTGTGCGGCGGTGGCCAAAAAGGCCAAGGTGCCGGTGATCGCCGACGGCGGCATCAAGTACTCCGGCGACGTGGTAAAGGCGCTGGCAGCCGGGGCCGACTGCGTGATGATCGGAAACCTGTTCGCCGGGGTGGAGGAAAGCCCGGGCGAGACCATCCTGCTTTCCGGCCGCAGCTACAAGGTCTACCGGGGCATGGGTTCCCTGGGAGCCATGCGCAAGGGCAGCGCCGACCGCTATTTCCAGGAAGGCGGGGGATCCGAGGGCAAGAAGTTCGTGCCCGAGGGGATCGAGGGTCGGGTGCCCTACAAGGGCTCGCTGGCCGACGCGGTCTACCAGCTGATGGGCGGCCTGCGCAGCGGCATGGGGTACTGCGGGGCCGGGAACCTGAAGGAACTCCAGCTAAAGGCCACCTTCGTCAAGATAACCAATGCCGGGTTAAGGGAGAGCCATGTGCACGATGTGGTGATCACCAAGGAAGCGCCGAATTACGAGGTGGACAGGGGGTAA
- the dapF gene encoding diaminopimelate epimerase: MKFYKMSGTGNDFVVLDNRKNIIGDDLPLLVPQLCHRRNGVGADGVLLLESSSRADFRMRYLNADGSEVSFCGNGARCLAWFAHSVGAAGEKMTFEAGDGPHQAEISGNRVKLSMKDPSDIRLNFMLDLGPKGYAASFADTGVPHVVIPVMELQGFPVVETGRKVRHHGLFDPAGTNANFIELTDQHHLSIRTYERGVEDETLACGTGSTAAAVISGLQGRAVSPVECLTYGGETLTVHFKKEDDRITEVFLEGAVRLVFKGEWLETAG, translated from the coding sequence ATGAAATTCTATAAAATGTCCGGGACCGGCAACGATTTTGTGGTGCTGGATAACCGGAAGAATATTATTGGGGACGATCTCCCGCTGTTGGTTCCCCAGCTCTGCCACCGCCGCAACGGGGTGGGAGCGGACGGGGTACTGCTGCTGGAGTCTTCATCCCGGGCCGATTTCAGGATGCGTTACCTGAACGCCGACGGGAGCGAGGTCAGCTTTTGCGGCAACGGGGCCAGGTGCCTGGCCTGGTTCGCCCATTCCGTCGGCGCGGCTGGCGAGAAAATGACCTTTGAGGCCGGGGACGGGCCGCATCAAGCCGAGATTTCCGGCAACCGGGTCAAGCTTTCGATGAAGGACCCGTCCGATATCAGGCTTAATTTCATGCTGGACCTGGGACCCAAGGGCTATGCGGCCTCGTTCGCCGATACCGGAGTTCCCCACGTGGTCATTCCGGTGATGGAACTGCAGGGTTTTCCGGTGGTGGAGACCGGGCGCAAGGTCCGTCACCACGGGCTGTTTGACCCGGCCGGGACCAATGCCAATTTCATAGAACTGACAGACCAGCACCATCTAAGCATCCGGACCTACGAACGCGGGGTGGAGGACGAGACCCTGGCCTGCGGCACCGGGTCCACCGCGGCCGCGGTGATCTCCGGCCTCCAGGGCCGGGCGGTCTCCCCGGTGGAATGTCTGACCTACGGGGGCGAGACCCTGACCGTCCATTTCAAGAAAGAGGATGACCGGATCACCGAAGTGTTCCTGGAGGGGGCGGTCCGACTGGTGTTCAAGGGGGAATGGCTGGAAACCGCCGGCTAA
- the argF gene encoding ornithine carbamoyltransferase, whose translation MKKDLISVADFSKQEMDQLFDLAAKIKKQTRNGRSPKLLADRTLAMIFEKPSLRTRVTFETGMTQLGGHGIYLDMQLGKRESTPDIARNLCRWVDLIMARTFAHKSVTDLAENSTVPVINGLSDLEHPCQAYADFLTILEYKKKFKGLKLAYIGDGNNVCNSLLLAAGALGMNMAVGCPQGYDPDKGILSRAQEMAARNKCTLEIVRDPREAVKNADAIYTDVWASMGQESEKELRARIFAPYQVNKSLVDAAKKDVIVLHCLPAHRGDEITDDVLDGPHSVVLDQAENRLHAQKAIMVTLYKYWAKNRKSKKK comes from the coding sequence ATGAAAAAGGACCTGATCTCAGTAGCCGATTTCAGCAAACAGGAGATGGACCAGTTGTTTGACCTGGCGGCCAAGATAAAAAAACAGACCAGAAACGGGCGTTCCCCCAAGCTTTTGGCCGACCGGACCCTGGCCATGATATTCGAAAAACCCAGCCTGCGCACCCGGGTGACCTTTGAGACCGGAATGACCCAGCTGGGCGGACACGGGATCTACCTGGACATGCAGCTGGGCAAGCGCGAGTCCACTCCGGACATCGCCCGCAACCTCTGCCGCTGGGTGGACCTGATCATGGCCCGGACCTTTGCCCACAAGAGCGTCACCGACCTGGCCGAGAACTCCACCGTGCCGGTGATCAACGGGCTGTCCGACCTGGAGCACCCCTGCCAGGCCTATGCCGACTTTTTGACCATCCTGGAATACAAGAAGAAATTCAAGGGCCTTAAGCTGGCCTACATCGGAGACGGCAACAATGTCTGCAATTCCCTGCTGCTGGCGGCCGGCGCGCTGGGCATGAACATGGCGGTGGGCTGTCCCCAGGGCTACGATCCCGACAAGGGCATCCTGAGCCGGGCCCAGGAGATGGCCGCCAGGAACAAGTGCACCCTGGAGATCGTGCGCGATCCCCGGGAGGCGGTCAAGAACGCCGACGCCATCTACACCGACGTCTGGGCCTCGATGGGCCAGGAATCGGAAAAGGAGCTGCGGGCCAGGATCTTCGCCCCCTACCAGGTCAACAAGTCACTGGTGGACGCCGCCAAGAAGGATGTGATCGTCCTGCACTGCCTGCCGGCCCACCGCGGCGACGAGATCACCGACGACGTGCTGGACGGCCCGCACTCGGTGGTGCTGGACCAGGCCGAGAACCGGCTCCACGCCCAGAAGGCCATCATGGTCACCCTGTACAAATACTGGGCCAAGAACCGCAAATCCAAAAAGAAATAA
- a CDS encoding pentapeptide repeat-containing protein produces the protein MIVYEGKTFKNLTSKESRDGEFENCSFVNCDFSNGVFTSGKFTDCVLTNCNLALAKISNCQLNDVTFKDCKLLGLNFCDCSDFLFTVKFENCILDYSSFARKKMAKTQFHNSSMRNVDFTDSDLSKAVFANDDLTNAVFNKTTIKEADFLTARNYSIDPEKNNVKKARFSLYGVIGLLNKYDIRVE, from the coding sequence ATGATCGTTTACGAAGGCAAAACATTTAAAAACCTAACCTCCAAGGAATCCAGGGACGGGGAATTCGAGAACTGCTCTTTCGTAAATTGTGATTTTTCCAACGGCGTGTTCACCTCCGGCAAATTCACGGATTGCGTGCTTACCAACTGCAACCTGGCGCTGGCCAAGATAAGCAACTGTCAATTGAACGATGTCACATTCAAAGACTGTAAATTGCTGGGCCTGAATTTCTGCGATTGTTCCGACTTCCTGTTCACTGTGAAATTTGAGAACTGCATCCTGGATTATTCCTCGTTTGCCCGGAAGAAAATGGCCAAGACCCAATTCCATAACTCCTCTATGCGGAACGTGGATTTTACCGACAGCGACCTAAGCAAGGCCGTATTTGCCAATGATGACTTGACCAATGCCGTGTTCAATAAAACCACGATCAAGGAAGCCGACTTTTTGACGGCCAGGAATTACTCCATCGATCCGGAAAAGAACAATGTCAAAAAAGCCAGGTTTTCGCTTTACGGGGTGATAGGGCTGCTTAATAAGTATGACATCAGGGTTGAATAG
- a CDS encoding tetratricopeptide repeat protein, with product MKSRLATLLLLSAIGLSLFGCQQGDPDPFFNNGVAYFHQGDTVKAVAEFNKAIKVKRNFAPGYYNLGICNLKPGAYNQANQYFLKAVKYDPAYVDAYYSMSMVYVTLDSVAKAKDILYLGIKLNPNASMLYYNLGYALLLRGQADSARWAFKKVTELDPQNSDAYFNLAYASNDPQYAQEAINALRQAVIVDSINYKAIYLLGTKLADKKSRTDTETKEAVKYLKAFLESGKGVGAQIKLAQESLNKVKKK from the coding sequence ATGAAAAGCAGACTTGCAACATTACTTCTCCTTTCAGCGATCGGACTTTCACTATTTGGCTGTCAGCAGGGGGACCCCGATCCGTTCTTCAATAACGGAGTGGCCTATTTTCATCAAGGGGATACGGTCAAGGCCGTGGCCGAGTTCAACAAGGCCATCAAGGTCAAACGCAATTTTGCCCCCGGTTACTACAACCTGGGCATCTGCAATTTAAAGCCCGGCGCCTATAACCAGGCCAACCAGTATTTTTTAAAGGCCGTCAAGTATGACCCGGCATATGTGGACGCCTATTACAGCATGAGCATGGTCTATGTGACCCTGGATTCGGTGGCCAAGGCCAAGGATATTCTGTATCTCGGCATAAAGCTAAATCCCAATGCTTCGATGCTTTATTACAACCTGGGTTACGCCCTGTTGCTAAGGGGGCAGGCCGATTCGGCCCGTTGGGCCTTTAAAAAAGTGACAGAGTTGGATCCTCAAAACTCCGACGCCTACTTTAATCTGGCCTATGCCTCCAATGATCCCCAGTATGCCCAGGAAGCCATAAATGCCCTGCGCCAGGCTGTCATAGTTGACAGCATTAATTATAAAGCAATTTATCTTTTAGGTACCAAATTGGCAGACAAAAAAAGTCGTACTGATACTGAAACTAAAGAAGCGGTAAAGTATCTGAAGGCATTTCTGGAAAGTGGCAAGGGGGTAGGTGCACAAATTAAGTTAGCCCAGGAGTCATTAAACAAGGTAAAGAAAAAATGA
- the dapB gene encoding 4-hydroxy-tetrahydrodipicolinate reductase: MINLIICGAAGRMGQAICEAVKESKDYAISALVENRGHPLVGKILCEKAPAVVDDLLLVLQTGDVIIDFSTPEATAANAAKAAVMKKPMVIGTTGLDQKHKDIFTEMAKDIPMVVSSNMSIGVNLLYKLAYAAAKKLPKTFDADISETHHRNKKDAPSGTAVRILEEVQRARGGKPVYQRQTSDQVRQDDEIGMVSLRAGDIVGEHSVIFAGPGEILEISHKAHSRRVFAEGALLAAKFAAKAKPGLYDMQDVLGL, from the coding sequence ATGATCAACCTAATCATCTGCGGCGCCGCCGGCCGGATGGGCCAGGCCATCTGCGAGGCGGTAAAAGAGTCCAAGGACTACGCCATTTCAGCCCTGGTGGAGAACCGGGGGCATCCCCTGGTCGGAAAGATCCTGTGCGAAAAGGCCCCGGCGGTGGTGGACGACCTGCTGCTGGTGCTGCAGACCGGGGACGTGATCATAGACTTCAGCACTCCGGAGGCCACGGCCGCCAACGCCGCCAAGGCCGCGGTGATGAAGAAGCCGATGGTGATAGGCACCACCGGCCTGGACCAGAAGCACAAGGACATTTTCACCGAGATGGCCAAGGACATCCCGATGGTGGTTTCCTCCAACATGTCCATCGGGGTGAACCTGCTTTACAAGCTGGCCTATGCCGCGGCCAAGAAACTGCCCAAAACATTTGACGCCGACATCTCCGAGACCCATCACCGCAACAAGAAGGACGCCCCCAGCGGAACCGCGGTCAGAATACTGGAGGAGGTCCAAAGGGCCCGGGGCGGCAAGCCGGTATACCAGCGGCAGACCTCGGACCAGGTCCGTCAGGACGACGAGATCGGCATGGTGTCTTTAAGGGCAGGGGACATCGTGGGTGAGCACAGCGTGATCTTTGCCGGACCGGGAGAGATACTGGAAATATCCCATAAGGCCCACAGCCGCCGGGTCTTTGCCGAAGGGGCATTGCTGGCGGCAAAATTCGCGGCCAAGGCCAAGCCGGGGCTTTATGATATGCAGGACGTGCTGGGACTTTAA